One stretch of Muribaculum intestinale DNA includes these proteins:
- a CDS encoding leucine-rich repeat domain-containing protein, producing MKKALFLIALMLGSVTAFAQKMNKNEVKQLQAFAAQTSEKGGTNGEVLKITDMSSPSTWEGITVENGRVVAIQWKDKHLAGELNLSGFTALKKVDVSRNAITSINVTGDAALSNLNASRNKLSNLTLSGNTALTDLSIYRNRLTDVNLTNTPLLTNLNCSNNLFVELSVANATTLKTLNCQGCHLEALNVEGCAQLKNLYCGYNKLTTINLFGVENLTNFNIDDNEISNLIISGLPSLSTFICSDNRMNTLALRNCNALIDVVCSYNDLTQFSVDNCPNIQYVDCSYNDLTSLTLSNQTFLQRLICNNNQLTMLDVSFDSALTYINCRYNYITDFRTIGCSNLSMVACQWNY from the coding sequence ATGAAAAAAGCTTTATTTCTGATTGCTCTCATGCTGGGTAGTGTGACTGCTTTCGCACAGAAAATGAACAAAAACGAGGTGAAACAGCTTCAGGCCTTTGCCGCTCAGACCTCAGAGAAGGGTGGCACCAATGGTGAGGTTCTTAAAATCACGGATATGTCGTCTCCTTCAACCTGGGAAGGCATTACTGTTGAGAACGGACGTGTCGTTGCCATCCAGTGGAAGGACAAACACCTCGCAGGCGAGTTGAATCTTTCAGGATTTACCGCTCTTAAGAAAGTTGATGTGTCGCGTAATGCCATTACATCGATTAATGTTACCGGTGATGCCGCTCTTTCCAACCTCAACGCAAGCCGTAACAAGCTCTCCAATCTTACTCTAAGCGGTAACACCGCTCTTACGGATCTTTCGATTTACCGTAACCGTCTGACAGATGTAAATCTGACGAATACACCTCTGCTTACCAACCTGAATTGCTCAAACAATCTCTTTGTCGAGCTGAGTGTGGCTAATGCGACAACTTTAAAGACTCTTAACTGCCAGGGATGTCATCTTGAAGCCCTTAATGTAGAGGGATGCGCCCAGTTGAAGAATCTTTACTGTGGTTACAACAAACTTACTACTATCAATCTGTTCGGTGTCGAGAATCTTACCAATTTCAATATCGATGACAACGAAATCAGCAATCTTATCATCTCCGGTCTGCCTTCGCTCAGCACTTTCATCTGTTCGGATAACCGTATGAACACTCTTGCGCTGCGCAATTGTAACGCACTGATTGATGTGGTTTGCTCGTACAACGACCTTACCCAGTTCTCTGTCGACAATTGTCCCAATATCCAGTATGTGGATTGCTCTTACAATGACCTGACATCGCTCACTCTGAGCAACCAGACATTCTTGCAGCGTCTCATCTGCAACAACAACCAGCTGACTATGCTCGATGTATCGTTTGACTCGGCTCTTACTTACATCAACTGCCGCTACAACTACATTACCGATTTCCGTACTATCGGCTGTAGCAATCTGTCAATGGTGGCATGTCAGTGGAACTATTGA